In Lolium rigidum isolate FL_2022 chromosome 7, APGP_CSIRO_Lrig_0.1, whole genome shotgun sequence, the DNA window GTAAACTAATATATGCAACTGCAGTTGATGGTCATGCTTTTATGTCTATTTGCACCATCCATAACATTATTCCAAGAGGGGGTCCTAAGGAAATCTTTCTCCTACGGCACCGGCACACATGCTTTATGCTAGCCAAGCAAATCAACAAGAAAAGTACTGGTCAATACTTCGACCTGGTGAACTgaattaaaaataaataaagttaAGTTGAAGTCGTCATGGATGTTTTTTTGAGAATTTTAGGCAACTTTACCACTCAAGGATTTTTACATCCTGCACCAAACCTAGGCAAAGGAAATCTGTTGGACCATCAATCCAAACAGCCTGTTGAAAATCACCGGTGCTACTAGCTAGCTAGTGTGCTACAGAATTTGCCTCAAGAGGACAGAAAAGTAAAGTCGCCTCCTTAATCTCACTAGCCAGATTGATGCATCTCTAAACACGAAATGCATCTGGTCCCAGATTAGCTACTTCTTGGTTCGGCAGTTTGATTGCTTCGCTGGAGTCTGATTTATCTATCAACCGGTGGCACCCAATATGGTGTGCCTCGTCACCAAAATCCCCGATGACAGAGCACAATTAACGTAGATAATTCAAGCATGTTGTTAGTCAGCATTTGGTGACACAAGTAAGAGCAAGAGGTGGGAAAGAGAGAATAGATTTCTTAATTGTGTATGATGCATAGCAAGCACCTGCACTGAATAGAATGATTTGGATTGATTTCtttggatggatgctttgattagTGGTAGCATGGCATATTTAGACTCAATTAATGGTTTCTTATTACTCTGCCCATGGTTGGCTCACAAAGACACATAGTGAAACAAAGGGTATACTAGCTCTACGGTTATAACCATATTTGTAAGCAATAATTAATGTTATGCATCAGTACAACTAATGTGTTATTAACACTAAGGACTAGCATCTCCAGCACGGGAATTGAACAGAAATAGgtaaagtgtgtgtgtgtgtgtggaataCTAACCGGGATTGACAATGGTGACGACAGGGTCTGCAAGAGGTTATGCCTGTATGCATAACGGACATCGTTTTCATACTCATCCCAAGTGTTTAGGGCATCAGGATCATCCAGGAAGTGACGACGCATAACCTGCAACTGGAAATCCAACTTCTCAAACGCCTGGGGCATACGCTGGCTTACCCTGTCAACCTGAGCACATCGCCATTCGAACTCGTCTTTCGTCATGCCACACTGGGGGTCATACTTCTGTGCGGAGAGAGATCAGCACTGTCAATCAGAACCAGAACATGATGGAAAAAAGTCACAAGTTTTCTCAGGGCACTCCTACCCGTTCTTCATTGTTGCCGTCATCTGCATGAGTATGGAAATTAACTATAGTTAACAGGCATGCCAGTGAGAAATAAGAAGTTGATGTTAATAGCAGAACAATACAGCGGCGTTGTCAGCTATGCTCTGCAAAATAATTATATTGTAGAAAAATTACTAGTTTGAACGGTTGACGCCAGAGTGAGAAACATATAGCACAATATAGAAGTGCAGTAGTAATGGCTAGGGCTATTCCAATGGAATATATTATATTAAGGAAAAGGAGTGTGAAGTATATATAATTTTGGCCTAGATCTTCTTTACCCATGAAAGTGACGGcaatctttacagaagttgtggACGCAGAAGCAACACATGCAGCAATAGTCTATTATTGCTATACAAAACAATTCCATCTCTTAGATGCATACGAGAGAGCGTGAGCACCATGACAATTTTCCAATTTAATGAAGGGAAGGGGGCGATATACCTCTTTTCCACGGACGCTCTAATGAAAGATTCTTGGACATGGCCGACAACTAGAAGCTTGACGAGGAGAGGGCCTTCGGTTCcccaaaagaaaagaggagacggCCTTCGGAGATCAGCAGCGGCCGATGAGCAACCGTGGTCAGCGCCGGCTGAGGAAGGTGGCAGCCCGGCTTGCCTAGGACATGTCCTGATTAGGCGGGCGGCGGCTAGGATAGCGCGGGGGCCGGTAGGGGTTGCTGATGAAGAGCCGGGCGGCGGCGTCGCTCCTAGTCCTAGAGAAGAAGGTTATCGGGGGTTTTCGCAACCCGCTGCTTCTTTAgttctgggccggcccaacagaaAATTAGCACGCAATGTTCCTAGACCTATTTATCGCTCGTTAGCGTGCATTAATATGCTCCGCACGCTAACGATAGCCACCCGGGCCGCGGCCCAGTAATTTAGCGATGCAGCTCCTGTTTCCGGTTTGGGAAGGACGGAGAAGCGTTGCCCTATTCCCCGCCCGCGTGCGTGCGGGAATAACGCGCGCACGCGCGGCTCGCctctgttgggccggcccattaagttgttCTCTACGTCTAAAATTAGTAAAATGCTTTCTCATGATAAGCACGAACGAAACTGCAGCTCAGTGGTAGCAGAATCCACCCCAAGAGCGGGTAGACGCGTTTCGAACCCCGCGAGTGACGGGTTTTACAACCCTTTTTGCGAATCTGATTCAAATAATGAATTAAAAACATATCTAAAAATAAAAATCGAGTtacaaaaatgctcaaatttaaaaaTTTGCTGAGTTCGAAAAttgctcaaatttaaaatttgctccAATTTAGAAAATACTCGAATATGAAAAATACTCGATTTTAAAATTTGCTGGAATTTGTAAAATGCTTAAATTTAAAAGTTGCTGGAATTTGAAAAATGcttaaaacagaaaacagaaaaaaaaaacagaaaatggaaaaCAGACAAAccggaaaaaaaaaagaagaaacgaAGAAAAAGCAAAAAAGACAAAACCGGAACGCGAACCGACGAAATAACACAAAAAGGAAAAACCGCCCAGATGGGCCGCGGCCCGCTCGGTCCCGCATGCGTGCGGGGCGTATTAAGCCCCGCTAAATAGGCGGGGAATAGGGATTGCGGACGGAGAAGGATCCTGTGCGGTTTTCCTGGTCAACCGGTTTTATCTTTTTCCTTCCGCTCTTGGATGGTTCGGtcggtttcttttttgtttcaaatTCGACCAAATTTTGCTCAGATTTCGAAATTTCTTCAAAATTATTTTTTGCTTTGATTTTTGTTCAAAATCAAATTTTGCTCACATTCGAATTTTGTTCAAAATCAAATTTTGCTCAGAttgaaaaattgttcaaaataatTTTTTGATTAGATTCGGAATTGGAAAATTTTGCTCAGATTCAAAATtaatttaaaattattttgctctattttgaaatttaaaattttgctCAGATTAGGAAAATTCGAAAAATAGTTGTTCCAGAAAAACTTGCCTAAATCATCATCACTACAGATCAAAAAACATCATAACTTACGAGCTGCAAAAGAGCAACACATTAATAGATAAAGCTAAGCAAGAACAAAACATTCGACCAAATCACTATAGCATCAGATACACGGCGTTAGAGTATAGCTACTTAGCTAGCATGGCGTGTGAGGTGTTGACTCGCAGAGGAATAGTACGAATCTCGGAACAACACGAATCCTACCGAACCCACCTAAAATCCTAGCGAAAACAAATTAGAACGAATCAGAATGAATCTAGTAGTGCGCGTACGGGGAGATGGAAACAGTACTAACCAAATGAAGTTGCTAATGTACCCGCAAAAAGCAACTGGAATGGCCTTCCGATAGGCCTGCCAAGAGGAGCCCTGCTTCTGAATTTCTCTTTTATTCGACCCATGTAGCTGTCAAATGACAGCTTCGCTGCTTGTTTAAATGAAGGCAGCTTCTTAACTTCTGGATTTGCGGAAAGCATATATTTCTTGAGatgtgcttttattggtagacccTGCAATAGAAAATTTGCATATAACAAACCAGAAACTTCATTTGTTTAGGCAGACAGATGTCTTTCCAGACGATAGTTACAGACACACAAAAAAGCTTGCCCAGGGTACATTACGGTGAAGGAGAAAAATGAGAGGGTGTTGTATGATATGCAGATGAAAATCCAAACTTGAAACCCCGTAGACAATGTAAGTTTAACACAAGTCAAaccaatatactccctccgtttactaatataagatgtttaaGCCTTTTGTAGATTCATCTATTTTGATATGTCtctagtctatttttagtgtgtagattgaCTCACACTGGCATGTATCTAGTTCATTTTAAAATgtctaaaacgtcttatatttatgatcagagggagtacttatcATAAATCCAAAGAGAAAAGAAGGAATGCGACATCGACCTTGAAAAACAGCATTAACGTTAATTTGTATAAAATGCATTTATGATGATGTAATTTATGTGAAATAGCAGAGGAAAATTTATCCACTCTTTTATGCTTCTATAGTTGACTGGTATCAAAATGGCAGAGAATGATAACAAAAACACCACTAACGACTTACCTCTGCGACAAGAACATGTCCAGTCATTTGCGCTTGAGTAGCACATTCTCTTGCAAGACTCCTTAATTTCATACGGTCATAGTACTGCTCCATAAGCATCTACAAATCACAAAAAGGACAGTGAGCATGAGCTCCAGGGACTACACGGAACTGGGTTAGAAGGAATCTGCAAACTTAGAATCATGGAACTTACCCAATCATAGCGATCCAGATGCTCCTGTAATTCTGAACTCAACTCTGAATGGATCTTCTTCAAAGCTATGTTTTCATACTGTGAAAGTGAAGACAAGGAAGGTACGACATGTCAAGCCAGCTGATGCCATGTGTTATGCCAACTGAAAGCTAGAACATTTCTTTTATTCCTGACTATGAAATTATGTCTAACAAAAACACAACACATCACTTGCCACAATAACTGAAAGCCTGTGACCCATTGTCAGCACTCAAACGTTTATATGGCACCATGTATGCACATGCTTCGGAAGGCCTTCCTTCCACTTGCACAAGTGCCCTGGATGCCACGTTAGGCTCAAGAGCATATAGCAGGCATCGGTACAGGGTTTAGCATAGTCTCCAGAAAGAGTATTCCAGCTTTCAGCATGGCAGGCTGCCGGGGTGTATAGTATAGGGAGGGTCAGATGGATGTGAGAAAAAAATTAAAGGAGGTGCAGGGAGAGGGGAGGCTGCGTTCTGACATGGGGAGATGCACAAATAAAGTTAAGGACAGGGAGAGTACATTGTCTCGATGTACAAGCATTGAAGTAATTAGGTGCCACAGGTGAAGGTAGGAGAGTCTACGGCAAGGTGAGGCCCACTAAATAAGAGAAAATcaatgcaaagataaagaatgaaGACCATTTGGGATATTGTTTAAATTAAGCTATAAACAAATATACTTGATGCAGCAGACAACCCACCAGATCATCCACTGTGGGGAATCGCTTAAGTTCATAGCAGCAGCCTAAACTGTATGAACAAGGTGGCACTAGGTCATTtcacatactacctccgtttcaaagaataaggtGCACACGTAATTCAAGACGAACTTTACCCATAAAAaataagcaacaaaatcttgattatattatatgtaattagtatcgttagatTCATATTGAAAAGTACTTTCACATGATGttgatttcatacaaacaatctttatatatttgaagcaattcttagtcaaacaaaaAAAAGCACAAAAAACAAGAacgccttattctttgaaacggaggtagtatcatCTTTGTGGGGACAATAAAGGGTGTCAGACATGGGCACCGACTTGCAGTGTGACGACAAGCTACTTATCCTGGGGAAATGCACTAAGCAAAATTGTATTACAAAAAGCCACCGAGCGAGTCCTTGATATAAGGATGTCATATACTTCTTCCGTCCGGAAACAAGTGATTcggatttgtctagattcgcatgtatctacacactaaaacacgtatagatacatgcaaatctagACAAATCGAAGTCAGTTATTTCCggaaggagggagtatatatttcATAAGAAAAAATCAATCTATTCTCACCCAGTTGTCTTCCCATCTAAGCATATGTCAACCTAATCCCTACAGGCTATAGCAGAGCCGCAAGAGCCTGCGTTTATCTAAATCCCCACAGCCATGCCACGAGTAACAAGCTGTAAGGTTTACATCAAGCAGGGACACTATTTTGATGAGCAAGAAGCACGGTATTAGGAAGAGACCTCTTAAtaataattatgttttcatgaaCTACTGTTATGGCAAGTGAAAAATATTTGCTTTTTGTAGCCTAGCTTTTTCCGTAGCAAGCATGCAACTGTTTATTTTTATCCATGCCTACTCACATGCTTAGTCGTTTCATGCAAGCTGGAAATATAATTCGAGGCAATTGCATTGCTGGAAAAGTTCATCATATGTTTGTCAGTATGACGATACGGATCATTCCTTGTCACCTCTCTGTCTTTCCTTCTACATCTCTCCCTGCGTGCCTGCTCAGCATGCATATCATCAAGGCTGACAGCTTGTACAGGAGGGGTGACATCGACTCGACAATATAACAAAGGCTTAAAACCATGACAACTAAACATAATTATTACTTACTTAAATATCTCTTGACACTCCGCATATCCGTTTTAAGCACATGCAAAGCAAAGCCAATCAGCCACATGGTCTGCCACAAGTAAATGGGGCCGGAGGGAGTAGCACATTTCTAAAAGCTTTATCAACAGGCGGGAGAAGGTGTGGGGTTTGGGTGGCTCAATGGTGCACGCACTATCTGGACAGACAGCATAATAAGCCATTATGTGCTCACGCCCAGATTACAGTCCAACAATTTGACACTGAAAAAATGCAATACAGCGCAAAGGGATGTGTTGCTACTGTTCCCACAAACAGTTAATAGCTCTATCTGCATACTGAATAAGCTCTTATCCACATGAAGATGCTTTTTCATCCAGAGGCATGGTGAAGCTGCAGATTCATGGAGCTAAATACTCCGAGCAATTTAGACCAGGAAAAAGTTGGTCTTGCTGCTTCACTGTATCTTTGCCATGTAACCACAGGATCAGGTCTGTTTTGTATGGTGAACTGGTGGAACGCAGTGCGGCTCCATTGTAAGACTTTTGGGCATTTATAGATAGCAAGGGCATTCTTGCCTGTTTTCTAAATGTAACCCAGGATACAGCTCTGTTTTTTACAATCTTTCCATTGTCTGTGTTCCTCAAAATAAGATTATTGTGTTATTCTTTTCGTGTTATATTGACCCACTCTCATCTCACCTCCTGCAAACTATTTGTTTATAGGGGAAGAATCGTGTGAATAGAGCAGCCGATTTGTCTAGCGTTAATGGGTTGCAGGATTGTAGGATACAGATATTATGCCCTAATAATGTTCAAGTGTCCCAGTTTATGTTTTCTTCACGAGATAATAAATAGACAATACATGTAGAATTCGAACCACAATAAAAATGAAGAGTAAAAATTTCTGATTTCAAACTGAAATCGGACTATAAATCCTAGCACATAACAAATCTAATATCACAGTCAAAGAAAGGTTGCCAATTCTAACCTCAGATATGCTGGCCGCAGGGTCCAATTTCTTATCCTCGTATTCTTTCAAAAAATTAATATGGCcctgaaagaaaaggaaaagctaTATTACATGAAAAAATGATGTACTTATTCAATAAAACATATGGCAATTGAAACCTCTAAGCAACGCCTTAGCTCATGATCTGGAAGCCCCGGGCATATAGTTGAAGATTTAAGCCTTTTTAGAACACTTTCAGGATCACTATTCGACTGCAATAGGAAGAAACTGAGTATGCAAGAGTGTGGTATACTGAATGAAGCATAGAAGGTGTTAAGTGGCCAGCACCTGAATAAAGTCAAGCTTCACAAGAAATTTCCGGTATGCAAAGTACCTCTGAATAGACGACAATTGTTGACAAAGCAACTTTTGGTTCTGGAAAATGAAAATTTAGAGGGTGCTCCAACAATAACATGCTGATAGTAGGAAAAACACATATATTTGCCGCAACACTTACATTCTCGATTTGTCTGATTATATCATTAGGCAAGTAATGCCTTATCGAGGTGTTTTCAACCTCAGTTCCATTATGTCCATCATCCCCAGTAACAGATCGCTGCAAGATGGAGGAGGTTCCATCATGCCTCGTGTAGCGCATCAAGATGTACTCGACAAGCTCGCTATTGAAGGTATCAATATCCTCGGCAATCGGGAGAAACAAATCAGCCTGCAAAGATTAGATGCAACAAAAAAAATGTGTTAGTATGAAAAGTATAGATTTTTTCGAAGACAAGGCACACGAGAGGTTGATCCAATGCACTATGCACGTACAGGTGATTTGGCACCAGACATGAGTTCAGTCACGGCGATTTTGATGGCCTGCTCGCGAAACTCCAGATAAGCTCGAAACCGATGCTCATCGGTGAGGACGTGGCGAAGCTCTTGATCATAGAAGAGGCCAGTCCGCGTGTTGAGCAAATTAACCCCACCAACAAGAAGAGGCCCGCCAACCTCATGTATTCCGTGACGATCGATCGCTCCTAAAATTTGCAGAGATAAGAGACAAACAAGGGAATAGAATTAACGATGGTGAGAAAAGAAATGAGGATCTGGAGATAATTACTACCCATTGCACGATCCTCCGATCCAAAGCGAACCATCCCGTCTTTCCGTCTACCGGCGGCGCTTGGAGCAATTTGGGGGCGGGGGCGGCAGGTGGTAGAAACGGGATGAGCAGGGGGTGGACGCTAGGGCATATCCATGGGTCCACTCCCAGTCCCAGCACACAGCCACTGTCAACGAGCGAAACCTCTCCCTCACGATCGACCGTCCGCGCGGTCAATTCCTACGAGCGAATAGCTGCGTTGCGTAGTTTTTGTCGTATTCAAAGCCGCGCCAGCCCCGGAAAAAATTAAAGGCGTTGCGGAGAATCGAACCTGCGACCTCTTACCCGGCGCGCAGGACAGAGAACTGCTGACCATATGAGCTGCCCGATTTTCTTGTCGGAAATAGAAACATATATCTTTTGTACTAGAACGTACATGTTATAAAcgtaaaaatataaaaaaaatcgcGAATTCCCTTTTGTGCTATTTTTGATTGCGTAATTTTATTCAAAATTCAACCTCGCTATGCAATCTGTTTTATAATTCCCTTTGTACAATTCCCTTTGTACAATTCCCTTTGTACAATTCCCTTTGTATAATTCCCTTTGGACTATTTTTTAATTCCCTTTTTTGGGTTAGTGGTTTTTAAGAGGGaaaaaataacgggtggggaaaactacttgcaactcaaatgaactaccacttgcaactttaataaatacacttgcaactcaaacaaatacacttgcaactcaaataaatacatttgcaactcaaataaattaTAAGCTAAAAATTTcgtcaaaatattaaaaataaaattagttttttggGTAGGTAATTGTtcatatttactgttgataaacaACCAGggagagggttgataaattgtgagctataaaaatcaagaaaatattcaaaataaaattagccttttgggtcgataacttttcatatttaccgttgataaatagtgGACAGagcggttgataaattgtgagctaaaaatattcCCATAATTTTTTAAACTAAATTAGTAtttcgggttgataactcttcacattttccgttgataaataacgggcgaAGGGGTTGATAATTTTTGGGGAGCTAAAAATGTTTCAAAGATATTCTAAATATAATTAACTTTTACGAGTCGATAATTGTTCATATTTAACGTCGATAAATAACAaatagaggggttgataaattgtgaggaaAAAATGTCCCTACAATATTCTAAATAATATAAGCTTTATCGGGTCAATAAATTTTtgcattaccattgataaatattagtggaggggttgataaattgtgagataAAAATGTTCCCTTTAAATTAAATTAGTATTTTCGGGTTGATAActgttcacatttaccgttgataaataacgggacagAGCGGTTGATAAATTTGGAAGCTAAAAATATTCCAAAtatatttgaaataaaattagcttttatGGGTTGATAACTCTTCATATTTACCGTCGATAAATAACGAacataggggttgataaattatgagcaaCAAATGatccaaaatattctaaataatatAAGCTTTTTTGGGTCCATAACTTTTTcgcattaccattgataaatatcatgtggaggggttgataaattgtgagctaaaatattgttaaaatattttaaataaaattaggAAAGATTCACTCCGACATTGATTTCCGTATAATACTGTATGTTTTAGATCCGGTCCATTTGCTACGTTTTTTAGTTTTGAACAAGTTCGTTATTTTACTGTTTGCTACGGGCTGTTAAATACAGTACAAAATATGTCCATCTCCTAGAATGTCGCGAAGTAATTGGTGGCCAGATGGTCAGCTGCGTCGCCGCGCGGATCGCGCATCCGCGAGGTCGTTGGTTCGATTCTCGCCCGCGACGCTTTCTATTTTTACAGC includes these proteins:
- the LOC124670186 gene encoding uncharacterized protein LOC124670186 isoform X3, with translation MVRFGSEDRAMGAIDRHGIHEVGGPLLVGGVNLLNTRTGLFYDQELRHVLTDEHRFRAYLEFREQAIKIAVTELMSGAKSPADLFLPIAEDIDTFNSELVEYILMRYTRHDGTSSILQRSVTGDDGHNGTEVENTSIRHYLPNDIIRQIENNQKLLCQQLSSIQRYFAYRKFLVKLDFIQSNSDPESVLKRLKSSTICPGLPDHELRRCLEGHINFLKEYEDKKLDPAASISEYENIALKKIHSELSSELQEHLDRYDWMLMEQYYDRMKLRSLARECATQAQMTGHVLVAEGLPIKAHLKKYMLSANPEVKKLPSFKQAAKLSFDSYMGRIKEKFRSRAPLGRPIGRPFQLLFADDGNNEERKYDPQCGMTKDEFEWRCAQVDRVSQRMPQAFEKLDFQLQVMRRHFLDDPDALNTWDEYENDVRYAYRHNLLQTLSSPLSIPNSDLYEQLMKRKAQSKTFVGKISGGLDKFKEAATRNKRLVGAGVIFAGAAAVFALGRHATLREVKQQTNEA
- the LOC124670186 gene encoding uncharacterized protein LOC124670186 isoform X1, giving the protein MVRFGSEDRAMGAIDRHGIHEVGGPLLVGGVNLLNTRTGLFYDQELRHVLTDEHRFRAYLEFREQAIKIAVTELMSGAKSPADLFLPIAEDIDTFNSELVEYILMRYTRHDGTSSILQRSVTGDDGHNGTEVENTSIRHYLPNDIIRQIENNQKLLCQQLSSIQRYFAYRKFLVKLDFIQSNSDPESVLKRLKSSTICPGLPDHELRRCLEGHINFLKEYEDKKLDPAASISEYENIALKKIHSELSSELQEHLDRYDWMLMEQYYDRMKLRSLARECATQAQMTGHVLVAEGLPIKAHLKKYMLSANPEVKKLPSFKQAAKLSFDSYMGRIKEKFRSRAPLGRPIGRPFQLLFAGTLATSFDDGNNEERKYDPQCGMTKDEFEWRCAQVDRVSQRMPQAFEKLDFQLQVMRRHFLDDPDALNTWDEYENDVRYAYRHNLLQTLSSPLSIPNSDLYEQLMKRKAQSKTFVGKISGGLDKFKEAATRNKRLVGAGVIFAGAAAVFALGRHATLREVKQQTNEA
- the LOC124670186 gene encoding uncharacterized protein LOC124670186 isoform X2, producing the protein MVRFGSEDRAMGAIDRHGIHEVGGPLLVGGVNLLNTRTGLFYDQELRHVLTDEHRFRAYLEFREQAIKIAVTELMSGAKSPADLFLPIAEDIDTFNSELVEYILMRYTRHDGTSSILQRSVTGDDGHNGTEVENTSIRHYLPNDIIRQIENNQKLLCQQLSSIQRYFAYRKFLVKLDFIQSNSDPESVLKRLKSSTICPGLPDHELRRCLEGHINFLKEYEDKKLDPAASISEYENIALKKIHSELSSELQEHLDRYDWMLMEQYYDRMKLRSLARECATQAQMTGHVLVAEGLPIKAHLKKYMLSANPEVKKLPSFKQAAKLSFDSYMGRIKEKFRSRAPLGRPIGRPFQLLFAGTLATSFDDGNNEERYDPQCGMTKDEFEWRCAQVDRVSQRMPQAFEKLDFQLQVMRRHFLDDPDALNTWDEYENDVRYAYRHNLLQTLSSPLSIPNSDLYEQLMKRKAQSKTFVGKISGGLDKFKEAATRNKRLVGAGVIFAGAAAVFALGRHATLREVKQQTNEA
- the LOC124670186 gene encoding uncharacterized protein LOC124670186 isoform X5, giving the protein MVRFGSEDRAMGAIDRHGIHEADLFLPIAEDIDTFNSELVEYILMRYTRHDGTSSILQRSVTGDDGHNGTEVENTSIRHYLPNDIIRQIENNQKLLCQQLSSIQRYFAYRKFLVKLDFIQSNSDPESVLKRLKSSTICPGLPDHELRRCLEGHINFLKEYEDKKLDPAASISEYENIALKKIHSELSSELQEHLDRYDWMLMEQYYDRMKLRSLARECATQAQMTGHVLVAEGLPIKAHLKKYMLSANPEVKKLPSFKQAAKLSFDSYMGRIKEKFRSRAPLGRPIGRPFQLLFAGTLATSFDDGNNEERKYDPQCGMTKDEFEWRCAQVDRVSQRMPQAFEKLDFQLQVMRRHFLDDPDALNTWDEYENDVRYAYRHNLLQTLSSPLSIPNSDLYEQLMKRKAQSKTFVGKISGGLDKFKEAATRNKRLVGAGVIFAGAAAVFALGRHATLREVKQQTNEA
- the LOC124670186 gene encoding uncharacterized protein LOC124670186 isoform X4: MVRFGSEDRAMGAIDRHGIHEVGGPLLVGGVNLLNTRTGLFYDQELRHVLTDEHRFRAYLEFREQAIKIAVTELMSGAKSPADLFLPIAEDIDTFNSELVEYILMRYTRHDGTSSILQRSVTGDDGHNGTEVENTSIRHYLPNDIIRQIENNQKLLCQQLSSIQRYFAYRKFLVKLDFIQSNSDPESVLKRLKSSTICPGLPDHELRRCLEGHINFLKEYEDKKLDPAASISEYENIALKKIHSELSSELQEHLDRYDWMLMEQYYDRMKLRSLARECATQAQMTGHVLVAEGLPIKAHLKKYMLSANPEVKKLPSFKQAAKLSFDSYMGRIKEKFRSRAPLGRPIGRPFQLLFADDGNNEERYDPQCGMTKDEFEWRCAQVDRVSQRMPQAFEKLDFQLQVMRRHFLDDPDALNTWDEYENDVRYAYRHNLLQTLSSPLSIPNSDLYEQLMKRKAQSKTFVGKISGGLDKFKEAATRNKRLVGAGVIFAGAAAVFALGRHATLREVKQQTNEA